Genomic window (Cenarchaeum symbiont of Oopsacas minuta):
TACATCCACACGTGCGGCTATGACCGCTTTTGCTGCAATGGCACGTGCAATCTTCCCCCTTTGCCATCGCGGAGCTGCATGTACTAGAGCGTGCTGAAATAATATGCCATGTTTTGGTGGCGGAGCTCCAGTTTTTAGCGAACGAAATAATGCTCTTTCAGCTCCAAGTACTTGTATTGTACTAGCTGGTAACGATGCAAGTTTTTTTAGGCTACCTGTCCTTGCAAGCATACGTGCAGCCACACCAGTTCCTAGTATGACTGCAAGGTTTGGAGCTACAATGTTCATTTCTTTTTCTAGATGATCTTCAAGGTTTTTCCTCAAATCAAGCATGTCCAACATTCTTTGTGCAAGAGAGATCACCATGGCAAGATTTGTATCAGAGATATCTCCTCCACGACTTTTCTCTTGTACGACTTTAAGCATACTTACTTTAGATTCTGGAAACCCTGCATCGGCGAATATAGATTCATTTAGATCATCTCGACGTCCAGATGTAACCAACTTTGAATATCCAACAATACCATCTATGATGTTATCTAGTTCTGGAAAATGTAAACCATACCATTCACGCAGACGCGAGCTTAGTGCATTACATACTTTATCCACTTCGTCTAGCGTATTTATCGACTGTATTACGTGCAGATCTGGACTACTTGAGACTTTTGTTATTCTAGACGATGAAAGTGACATTGCAAAGTCGCGCAATTTTTCAGAAGCATCTTTTTCGCTTGATGCAAAACCAGATTCTACTAGTATTTTTGGTTTTTCCATTTGTACTTTTTTCAAATAATCCTCATTAACCATCTGCACATCTATTGATTCTTTTTTTAGCAGTGTCATGAGTGATTCATCCGTCACTGAAAACCCCACCTGATCTTTTGCCAAACGTTCTGCTAAACCTATAGGAAGTGATTCTTGTTGTTTTATCGCAAGGTATTCTTTTGAAGGATTGGTAAACGGCATGGCGTATGAATGAACGTCTTTCTCATATACGGTAATTCCGAGCTCTGTTAGTATAACAATATGCATAGTTGAATCATTACAACATGACATTAAATAGGTAATTAGTGGCATCATTCTCATAGTAATACAGATCGCGCACTAGTCTGAATTTATCGAATAGATTGGCAGATTTTAGGCAGTATTGATGTTTTTAGAGCATGGATATACGCCAAACTGTTAATATGCCAAAATGCCAAATTAGTACGAATGTCTAGCCTTGTAACAACCTTTGGTAATATCAGCCTTGAAAGACCAGCAATGCTAGCTTCTGGAGTTTTAGGCATATCCATGGAGATATTTCAGCGTCTATACAAATCTGGTGCAGGTGCAATAGTCTCAAAATCACTCAGTACAAAGCCTTGGGATGGATACCACAATCCTACATTTGTAGGACTAGATAATGGCGGTTGGATAAATGCAGTCGGACTCTCAAATCCTGGTGCTAGAGAATTTGCAAATATAATAAAAGGTAACAAAGACGTACCGATGATAGTTAGTCTAGTCGGGTCAGAACCATCAGATTTTGCAGAGATGATAAGTAGATTTGACACAGAAAACATTACTGCATACGAGTTGAACCTTTCATGTCCACATGTGGCAAAGGTAGGACTAGAGGTAGGTGATGATCTAGAACTTGTTTCAAATATCATATCTGTTGCAAAATCTGCATCTAATGTTCCAATAATAGTAAAAGTTGGACTTGGGTCAACGGACTATTTGTCAACTGTAGAGACGGCGATAAAGGCCGGAGCGGATGCCATAACTGCGATAAACACTCTACGCGCAATGGCAATAGATGTTGAAACACAAAATCCAGTACTAAGTAATGTGATCGGCGGAATGTCTGGATCTCCAATAAAACCTGTTGCCATCAGATGCGTATACGAAATTACAGACAAATTTGACATTCCCGTCATAGGATGTGGAGGTATTTCATCGTGGACTGATGCTACAGAATTTATCCTTGCAGGTGCATCAGCAGTGCAAGTAGGCAGTGCCATAGGAGATGATGGAATGGATATATTTAAGGAAATAAATGATGGACTGTTAAGATACATGGATAGAAAAGGATTTGATTCTATAATGGATATGGTCGGTAGTGTCAGAAAATCCTAACGTCCACAAACTGCTAAAAGTAGAACACGTCGTAGATGAGACACCAACGGTGAGAACTATAATCGTATCTGATGAGATATTGTATGATGCACAACCAGGACAATTTTGCATGGTGTGGGTGCCAGGAGTTGCAGAGCTTCCAATGAGCATAATGGTAATACATGGTAAACCGTATGCAGCATTTACCGTAAGAAAACATGGATCTGCATCCACGGCGCTATACAATATTCGAGCAGGTGATAATATAGGATACAGAGGACCGTATGGAAACAGCTTTACGATACGCAAGGGTAGTTTGATGTTGGTTGGTGGAGGTACAGGATTGGTTCCACTTATGAGACTTGTTACGCGTTTTAGATCAGATGATGAGATTACAGTGATTATGGGATCAAAAACAAAAGACGAGATATTATTTGAAAGAGCTGTCAAAGATCTTGCTAAAAGTGATAGATGTAGAGTCGTTATAGTTACCGAAGA
Coding sequences:
- a CDS encoding snoRNA binding domain protein — encoded protein: MHIVILTELGITVYEKDVHSYAMPFTNPSKEYLAIKQQESLPIGLAERLAKDQVGFSVTDESLMTLLKKESIDVQMVNEDYLKKVQMEKPKILVESGFASSEKDASEKLRDFAMSLSSSRITKVSSSPDLHVIQSINTLDEVDKVCNALSSRLREWYGLHFPELDNIIDGIVGYSKLVTSGRRDDLNESIFADAGFPESKVSMLKVVQEKSRGGDISDTNLAMVISLAQRMLDMLDLRKNLEDHLEKEMNIVAPNLAVILGTGVAARMLARTGSLKKLASLPASTIQVLGAERALFRSLKTGAPPPKHGILFQHALVHAAPRWQRGKIARAIAAKAVIAARVDVYGNGINPTLMEKLNIRVKEIGTKYDEAPEPRPNQDALDGNPEEKRHKDKNDFGKHRKINPENKERNGYGDDLRMERRRKNEKFKYDDSKGERGSRYRGGSKNGYRRDSAHNGFNNRRRDDDSRSGFRSQRNNDRDGFNNRRRDDDSRSGFRSHRNNDRDGFNNRRRDDDSRSGFRSHRNNDRDGFNNRRRMMTRAVDLDHIVTMTAMVLTTDAGMMTRAVDLDHIVTMTAMVLTTDAG
- a CDS encoding dihydroorotate dehydrogenase electron transfer subunit: MSENPNVHKLLKVEHVVDETPTVRTIIVSDEILYDAQPGQFCMVWVPGVAELPMSIMVIHGKPYAAFTVRKHGSASTALYNIRAGDNIGYRGPYGNSFTIRKGSLMLVGGGTGLVPLMRLVTRFRSDDEITVIMGSKTKDEILFERAVKDLAKSDRCRVVIVTEDGSYGSKGLVTDVVKNEINSKYDAVYTCGPEMMMYNTIKIAHDAGVFAQASVERVMKCGMGVCGSCCMSDAIVCKDGTIFDAQTLLSNADFGHTHRDKSGIPVKY
- a CDS encoding dihydroorotate dehydrogenase; translation: MEIFQRLYKSGAGAIVSKSLSTKPWDGYHNPTFVGLDNGGWINAVGLSNPGAREFANIIKGNKDVPMIVSLVGSEPSDFAEMISRFDTENITAYELNLSCPHVAKVGLEVGDDLELVSNIISVAKSASNVPIIVKVGLGSTDYLSTVETAIKAGADAITAINTLRAMAIDVETQNPVLSNVIGGMSGSPIKPVAIRCVYEITDKFDIPVIGCGGISSWTDATEFILAGASAVQVGSAIGDDGMDIFKEINDGLLRYMDRKGFDSIMDMVGSVRKS